One segment of Streptomyces sp. NBC_01463 DNA contains the following:
- a CDS encoding fasciclin domain-containing protein, whose protein sequence is MTTHRTIRTAAALAGAAVALPVSIGLLAPAAHATDSGPFGPACASLPKEGAGSAAGMAKDPVATAASHNPALSTLVTAVKKAGLVDTLNNAKDITVFAPTNDAFKKIPKADLAKVLSNKAMLTKILTYHVVGQPIAPSELPNGSFKTLEGSKLTTDGSAKSYEVNDTAKIVCGNVKTANATVYIIDTVLMPPK, encoded by the coding sequence ATGACTACGCATCGCACCATTCGGACAGCAGCCGCTCTCGCGGGTGCTGCAGTCGCACTGCCCGTGTCGATCGGCCTGCTGGCCCCCGCGGCCCACGCCACCGACAGCGGACCCTTCGGGCCCGCCTGCGCCTCGCTGCCGAAGGAAGGTGCCGGCAGCGCCGCGGGCATGGCCAAAGACCCGGTAGCCACCGCCGCGTCGCACAATCCGGCACTGTCCACGCTCGTCACCGCCGTCAAGAAGGCCGGCCTGGTCGACACGCTGAACAACGCGAAGGACATCACCGTCTTCGCGCCGACCAACGATGCCTTCAAGAAGATCCCGAAGGCAGACCTGGCCAAGGTCCTGAGCAACAAGGCGATGCTCACCAAGATCCTCACGTACCACGTGGTGGGCCAGCCCATTGCGCCCAGCGAGCTGCCGAACGGGTCGTTCAAGACCTTGGAGGGCAGCAAGCTCACGACCGACGGCTCGGCCAAGTCCTACGAGGTCAATGACACGGCGAAGATTGTCTGTGGCAACGTCAAGACCGCCAACGCCACTGTCTACATCATCGACACAGTCCTCATGCCGCCCAAGTGA
- a CDS encoding UBP-type zinc finger domain-containing protein, translating into MTEYRVAFDAGRPDGRTCIHLGELTSPGDPAVHGCSECLESGKRWLHLRQCLSCGHVGCCDSSRGKHAQDHAESSGHPVARSIERGEDWAWCYADELFLTPNGGPGMAT; encoded by the coding sequence ATGACGGAATATCGCGTCGCCTTCGACGCGGGAAGGCCGGACGGTCGTACCTGCATCCACCTGGGAGAGCTGACTTCCCCAGGAGATCCGGCAGTACACGGCTGTTCGGAGTGCCTTGAATCGGGGAAGAGGTGGCTTCATCTTCGACAGTGTCTGAGCTGTGGTCACGTCGGCTGCTGCGACAGCTCGCGCGGAAAGCATGCTCAGGATCACGCCGAGAGCAGCGGCCATCCAGTGGCTCGGTCGATTGAGCGCGGCGAAGACTGGGCTTGGTGTTACGCGGACGAGCTGTTTCTCACGCCGAACGGTGGTCCGGGCATGGCGACCTGA
- a CDS encoding helix-turn-helix transcriptional regulator has translation MVTRTRFDDSECPVARSVDAIGDWWSLLIVRDAFDGSRRFGEFQRSLGVAKNILTARLRTLAAGGVLENVPASDGSAYREYVLTPKGKALFPVIVALRQWGEQNSFAPDEPHSELVDSREGQPLRALEVLSADGRRLDPDDTIVHKLSTG, from the coding sequence ATGGTGACCAGGACACGTTTCGACGACAGCGAGTGCCCCGTCGCACGGTCGGTGGACGCGATCGGCGACTGGTGGTCCCTGCTGATCGTGCGGGACGCCTTCGACGGCAGCCGGCGCTTCGGGGAGTTCCAGCGCAGCCTCGGCGTGGCCAAGAACATCCTCACCGCGCGCCTGCGCACCCTGGCCGCCGGCGGCGTCCTCGAAAACGTCCCCGCCTCGGACGGCAGCGCCTACCGCGAGTACGTACTGACCCCGAAGGGCAAGGCACTCTTCCCCGTCATCGTGGCGCTGCGGCAGTGGGGCGAACAGAACTCCTTCGCCCCCGACGAACCGCACTCAGAATTGGTCGACAGCCGAGAGGGGCAGCCCCTCCGCGCACTCGAGGTATTGTCTGCGGACGGGCGACGGCTGGACCCCGACGACACGATCGTCCACAAGCTATCCACCGGGTGA
- a CDS encoding MFS transporter: MSSKGETAARRTEVRSAGGAAPVPSRGVFILFAVACGAAVANVYFSQPLLVTMGRDLGMSPGLVGSVVTLTHVGYGLGLFFLVPLGDAVDRRRLIAAQLLLLVVALAVVASARTPVILLAGMAATGLLAVVTQTLVAFAASLAPSAGRGRVVGLVTSGVVIGILLARTASGLMADFAGWRSVYLASASLTALLALVLYRVLPRDIGARPTTLRYGQLLRSTITLFARERLLRLRALFGLLIFAAFSTLWSSIALPLSEAPYFLSHSEIGALGLVGVVGALAANAAGRLNDRGLSRRTTGIALALLVASWLPLVFTRSSLGALVVGVILLDLAVQAVHVTNQTLIYALYPDAGSRLIGGYMVFYSVGSATGAIAATSLYAVAGWGAVCLLGAGFSCLGLALWVFTRRSSSGPAVEAGSRGEG, from the coding sequence ATGTCCAGCAAGGGCGAGACGGCTGCACGGCGGACCGAGGTGCGAAGTGCGGGCGGTGCTGCGCCCGTTCCGTCCCGCGGCGTGTTCATTCTGTTCGCCGTCGCCTGCGGGGCGGCGGTGGCCAACGTCTACTTCTCCCAGCCGCTCCTGGTGACGATGGGGCGCGACCTCGGCATGAGCCCGGGACTCGTCGGCAGCGTCGTCACCCTCACGCATGTCGGATACGGGCTGGGGCTCTTCTTTCTCGTTCCGCTGGGTGACGCGGTCGACCGCAGGCGGCTCATCGCCGCCCAGTTGCTGCTTCTGGTGGTGGCGCTGGCCGTGGTGGCCTCCGCCCGTACGCCGGTGATCCTGCTGGCGGGGATGGCCGCGACGGGGCTTCTCGCGGTCGTCACGCAGACGCTGGTGGCCTTCGCGGCATCGCTGGCCCCTTCCGCCGGGCGCGGGCGGGTCGTCGGTCTGGTCACGAGCGGCGTGGTCATCGGCATCCTGCTCGCCCGCACCGCCTCCGGCCTCATGGCCGACTTCGCGGGCTGGCGCTCCGTCTACCTCGCCTCGGCGTCGCTCACCGCTCTGCTCGCCCTGGTCCTGTACCGAGTTCTGCCACGCGACATCGGCGCCCGTCCGACGACCCTGCGCTACGGGCAGCTCCTGCGCTCCACGATCACACTCTTCGCGCGTGAACGACTGCTGCGGCTCCGGGCTCTGTTCGGACTGCTGATCTTCGCGGCCTTCAGTACCCTGTGGAGCAGCATCGCGCTACCGCTCAGTGAAGCCCCGTACTTCCTGTCCCACAGCGAGATCGGGGCACTCGGACTTGTCGGTGTCGTGGGCGCCCTGGCCGCGAACGCGGCCGGCCGGCTGAATGACCGCGGACTCTCCCGACGGACCACGGGTATCGCCCTGGCGCTGCTCGTTGCCTCATGGCTTCCCCTTGTCTTCACCCGTAGCTCGCTCGGGGCGCTGGTCGTCGGAGTGATCCTTCTCGATCTCGCCGTACAGGCGGTCCATGTCACCAACCAGACCCTCATCTACGCGCTGTATCCGGACGCCGGCAGTCGGCTGATCGGCGGATACATGGTCTTCTACTCGGTCGGCAGCGCCACCGGCGCCATCGCCGCAACCTCTCTCTACGCGGTGGCCGGCTGGGGCGCCGTATGCCTGCTGGGTGCCGGGTTCAGCTGCCTGGGCCTCGCGCTGTGGGTGTTCACCCGGCGCAGTTCGTCGGGTCCCGCCGTCGAGGCGGGTTCTCGCGGCGAAGGCTGA
- a CDS encoding PQQ-dependent sugar dehydrogenase yields the protein MHRRLTRPLAALASTLLAAAGALTVQQNQAEAAAAEPEFQQVTLAKGVAETGEPMTLTVLPDRSVLHTSRDGTLRLTDAAGTTKVAGKLDVYSHDEEGLQGVGVDPAFTTNRFVYLYYAPKLTTPSGDAPADGSAADFTPFDGVNRLSRFVLKADGTLDTASEKKVLDVPASRGLCCHVGGDIDFDAQGNLYLSTGDDSNPFASDGYTPIDERPTRNPAYDAQRSAGNTNDLRGKVLRIKVNADGGYSVPAGNLFAPGTAKTRPEIYAMGFRNPFRMTVDKPTGTVYLGDYGPDAGTASATRGPAGQVEFNRITKAGNFGWPYCTGKNDAYVDYNFATSTSGSAFSCSAPKNTSPNNTGLTDLPPVQPAWIPYDGGSVPEFGSGSESPMGGPVYHYDAASTSEVKFPESFDGDFFAGEFGRKWIKRIEQTGDGTVQSISAFPWQGTQVMDMAFGPDGALYVLDYGTGYFNGDENSAVYRIENVSGGRSPLAQASADRTSGKAPLAVQFSSAGTSDPDGDPLSYAWKFGDGGTSTSANPAHTYTANGQYTAELTVSDGTGRTATASVTVTVGNTAPTVKLELPVDGKIVDPGAAVPFKVTVTDPEDGTIDCSKVKVTFIIGHDSHGHPQTSATGCSGTVQTIADGEHDPNANIFGVWDAEYTDKGANGQPALTSHDEHISQPSHRQAEHYGGSAGVTVVSHTAAHGGKTVGNIENGDWISFKPYALDNATKLTARVSSAGAGGTLEVRAGSPTGTLLGSVAVPVTGSWETFQDVSTNLANRPAGTTTLHLVFKGGSGALFDVDEFAVTTSGVTGPREGAITGIGGKCVDVAAGATADGTQIQLYTCNQTAAQKWTVGTDDTLRALGKCMDISGAGTANGTKVQLYGCNGSGAQKWTPQADGTLKNPASGKCLDAEGVSSADRTRLHLWTCGTGANQKWILP from the coding sequence GTGCACAGGAGACTCACCCGGCCACTCGCGGCGCTCGCCAGTACCCTGCTCGCTGCCGCGGGCGCCCTCACCGTCCAGCAGAACCAGGCCGAAGCGGCCGCCGCAGAACCCGAGTTCCAGCAGGTCACCCTCGCCAAGGGGGTGGCCGAGACCGGCGAGCCGATGACGCTCACCGTCCTGCCCGACCGGTCGGTCCTGCACACGTCGCGGGACGGGACCCTGCGCCTCACCGACGCGGCCGGCACCACCAAGGTCGCCGGGAAACTGGACGTCTACTCGCACGACGAGGAAGGCCTCCAAGGCGTCGGCGTCGACCCCGCCTTCACCACGAACCGCTTCGTCTACCTCTACTACGCCCCGAAGCTCACCACTCCCTCCGGGGACGCCCCCGCGGACGGCTCGGCCGCCGACTTCACTCCCTTCGACGGCGTCAACCGGCTCTCCCGGTTCGTCCTGAAGGCGGACGGCACCCTGGACACCGCCAGTGAGAAGAAGGTCCTGGACGTCCCCGCGAGCCGTGGGCTGTGCTGCCACGTCGGCGGCGACATCGACTTCGACGCCCAGGGCAACCTCTACCTCTCCACCGGCGACGACAGCAATCCCTTCGCCTCCGACGGCTACACCCCCATCGACGAGCGGCCCACCCGCAACCCGGCGTACGACGCACAGCGCTCGGCCGGCAACACCAACGACCTGCGCGGCAAGGTCCTCCGGATCAAGGTCAACGCCGACGGCGGCTACTCCGTCCCCGCGGGCAACCTCTTCGCCCCCGGCACCGCCAAGACCCGGCCCGAGATCTACGCCATGGGCTTCCGCAACCCCTTCCGGATGACCGTCGACAAGCCCACCGGCACGGTCTACCTGGGCGACTACGGCCCCGACGCCGGCACCGCGAGCGCCACCCGCGGGCCCGCCGGGCAGGTCGAGTTCAACCGGATCACCAAGGCCGGCAACTTCGGCTGGCCCTACTGCACCGGCAAGAACGACGCCTACGTCGACTACAACTTCGCCACCTCGACGTCCGGCTCCGCGTTCTCCTGCTCGGCGCCCAAGAACACCTCGCCGAACAACACCGGCCTGACCGACCTCCCCCCGGTCCAGCCCGCCTGGATCCCGTACGACGGAGGCTCGGTCCCGGAGTTCGGCAGCGGTTCCGAGTCACCCATGGGCGGCCCGGTCTACCACTACGACGCGGCCTCGACCTCCGAGGTGAAGTTCCCCGAGAGCTTCGACGGGGACTTCTTCGCGGGCGAGTTCGGCCGCAAGTGGATCAAGCGCATCGAACAGACCGGCGACGGCACCGTGCAGTCCATCAGCGCCTTCCCCTGGCAGGGCACCCAGGTCATGGACATGGCCTTCGGCCCGGACGGTGCGCTGTACGTGCTCGACTACGGCACCGGCTACTTCAACGGGGACGAGAACAGCGCGGTCTACCGCATCGAGAACGTCAGCGGCGGGCGGTCCCCGCTTGCCCAGGCCTCGGCCGACCGCACCTCCGGCAAGGCCCCGCTCGCTGTGCAGTTCTCCTCGGCGGGAACCTCCGACCCCGATGGCGACCCGCTGTCCTACGCCTGGAAGTTCGGTGACGGCGGCACTTCCACGTCGGCCAACCCCGCGCACACCTACACCGCCAACGGTCAGTACACCGCTGAGCTGACCGTCTCCGACGGCACCGGCCGGACGGCGACCGCATCCGTCACCGTGACCGTGGGCAACACCGCGCCCACGGTGAAGCTGGAGCTGCCCGTCGACGGCAAGATCGTCGACCCGGGCGCCGCGGTGCCGTTCAAGGTGACCGTCACCGACCCCGAGGACGGCACCATCGACTGCTCGAAGGTCAAGGTGACCTTCATCATCGGCCACGACAGCCACGGTCACCCGCAGACCTCGGCGACCGGCTGCTCCGGCACCGTACAGACCATCGCCGACGGCGAGCACGACCCCAACGCCAACATCTTCGGCGTCTGGGACGCCGAGTACACCGACAAGGGCGCGAACGGGCAGCCCGCCCTGACCAGCCACGACGAGCACATCAGCCAGCCCAGCCACCGCCAGGCCGAGCACTACGGAGGCTCCGCCGGGGTGACGGTCGTCAGCCACACCGCGGCCCACGGAGGCAAGACCGTGGGCAACATCGAGAACGGCGACTGGATCTCCTTCAAGCCCTACGCGCTCGACAACGCGACCAAGCTGACCGCCCGCGTCTCCTCCGCCGGGGCGGGCGGCACGCTCGAAGTGCGCGCGGGCTCGCCCACCGGCACCCTGCTCGGGTCCGTGGCCGTTCCCGTCACGGGAAGCTGGGAGACGTTCCAGGACGTCTCCACGAACCTGGCCAACCGCCCGGCCGGCACCACGACGCTGCACCTCGTCTTCAAGGGCGGCAGCGGAGCCCTCTTCGACGTGGACGAGTTCGCCGTCACCACCTCGGGCGTCACCGGTCCGCGGGAGGGCGCCATCACCGGCATCGGCGGCAAGTGCGTCGACGTGGCCGCCGGTGCGACGGCCGACGGGACGCAGATCCAGCTGTACACGTGCAATCAGACGGCCGCCCAGAAGTGGACCGTCGGCACCGACGACACCCTTCGCGCGCTCGGCAAGTGCATGGACATCAGCGGGGCCGGCACGGCCAACGGCACCAAGGTCCAGCTCTACGGGTGCAACGGCTCCGGGGCCCAGAAGTGGACCCCGCAGGCCGACGGGACGCTGAAGAACCCGGCGTCCGGCAAGTGCCTGGACGCGGAGGGCGTGTCCTCCGCGGACCGCACCAGGCTCCACCTGTGGACCTGCGGCACCGGCGCCAACCAGAAGTGGATCCTGCCATGA